The Hymenobacter sp. GOD-10R genome includes a window with the following:
- a CDS encoding ferredoxin--NADP reductase: MSSPYFTLNVVEVTPETSDAVTIHLEHPDRQPIASEPGQFLTLILPCGPGGKKERRAYSLSSTPHEAPRLSVTVKRVHGGLVSNYLLDTVKVGQQIEVMAPLGNFTVKPSFKAARSLVLVGAGSGITPLMSILKAVLREEPNSHVLLVYGNRNEEAVIFHKQLQKLQEQYPNRFQVEHVYSQPTGKAESKSTSFFSRFTSSKPAAPDPHQHTGRLNRTMLLRILEHKHQFPAEQADYYLCGPEGMMNEARAALDLLGVPASQVRHESFVAAAETMEAAAAQPNGHGDVSAAADDGKVTARTVTIQYEGSEYEIEVAPSQTILEAALDLDIDLPYSCQAGLCTACRGKCLSGKVHLDEREGLSDSELKQGYVLVCVGHPLTDDVVIEID, encoded by the coding sequence ATGAGCAGCCCTTACTTTACACTCAACGTTGTCGAGGTTACTCCCGAAACCAGCGACGCTGTTACTATTCACCTCGAACACCCCGATCGTCAGCCGATTGCCAGCGAGCCGGGCCAATTTTTAACCTTGATTCTACCCTGTGGACCAGGCGGCAAAAAGGAGCGCCGGGCTTACTCGCTCAGCAGCACGCCCCACGAAGCGCCTCGCTTGTCGGTGACGGTAAAGCGTGTACATGGTGGTTTGGTGAGCAACTATTTGCTTGATACAGTGAAGGTAGGCCAGCAGATAGAAGTGATGGCGCCGCTCGGCAACTTCACCGTGAAGCCTAGCTTCAAAGCGGCGCGGTCGTTGGTGCTGGTGGGAGCGGGAAGTGGCATCACGCCGCTCATGAGCATCCTGAAAGCAGTGCTACGCGAGGAGCCTAACAGTCACGTGCTCCTGGTGTACGGCAACCGTAACGAGGAAGCCGTCATCTTCCACAAGCAACTCCAAAAGCTGCAAGAGCAATATCCTAACCGGTTTCAGGTAGAGCACGTGTACAGCCAGCCCACGGGCAAAGCGGAAAGCAAAAGTACCTCTTTCTTCAGCCGGTTCACGTCGTCTAAGCCAGCCGCTCCCGACCCGCATCAGCATACGGGGCGTCTGAATCGGACCATGTTGCTGCGTATTCTGGAGCATAAACACCAGTTTCCAGCCGAGCAAGCCGATTACTATCTCTGCGGCCCAGAGGGCATGATGAACGAGGCACGCGCTGCGCTCGATTTGTTGGGCGTACCGGCCAGCCAGGTTCGGCACGAAAGCTTTGTAGCGGCGGCCGAAACAATGGAAGCCGCAGCGGCTCAACCTAACGGCCACGGCGACGTATCAGCAGCAGCGGACGATGGCAAAGTGACGGCGCGTACCGTAACGATTCAGTACGAAGGCAGTGAGTATGAAATAGAAGTAGCGCCTTCCCAGACGATTCTGGAGGCGGCGCTCGACCTAGATATTGATCTGCCGTATTCCTGCCAAGCTGGGCTCTGCACGGCTTGTCGGGGTAAGTGCTTGTCGGGTAAGGTGCATTTGGATGAGCGAGAGGGCCTTTCTGATTCCGAATTGAAGCAAGGGTACGTACTCGTCTGTGTGGGTCACCCACTGACCGACGATGTCGTGATTGAGATTGATTAG
- a CDS encoding ABC transporter permease produces the protein MNIARYISHKIDGADSGSFTSSVTKIAIISVALGVAVMIVSFAILEGFRNEIQSKIFSFGSHMQISKYDTNNSLEVEPIGEPRLVSELRRFPQVKAIQPFARKTAIIKTRDEVLGVVLKGIDEKTSPSTMRQNLVSGKFLSFPDTSASTDVLLSRKIADKLRLKIGDEALFYFIQNPPRVRKFQVKGIYQTGLDEFDDVFVLGDIRQIRELNAWPDSLVGGVEVVLRNFKQLDPVAESMYENLPYNLKLDKITEQYAQLFDWLQLLNRNVVIFLLLIIFVATFNMVATIFIMILERTNMIGVLKAIGATDNQIRSMFFFRGLSLTLRGMLYGNLVGLGFCALQYFFHLIPLDPENYYMDRVPIHWDPFIIVVLNVATFCTSLLAVLIPTYLISRIRPVTAIKFD, from the coding sequence GTGAACATTGCGCGCTACATATCCCACAAGATTGATGGGGCTGACTCAGGTTCTTTTACCTCGTCGGTCACAAAAATAGCCATAATCAGCGTTGCCCTTGGCGTGGCCGTGATGATTGTGTCGTTTGCGATTCTCGAAGGCTTTCGGAATGAGATACAAAGCAAGATTTTCTCCTTCGGGTCGCACATGCAAATTAGCAAGTACGACACCAATAACTCGCTGGAAGTAGAGCCCATTGGCGAGCCGCGGCTGGTATCGGAGCTCCGACGCTTCCCGCAGGTAAAAGCCATTCAGCCCTTCGCGCGCAAAACGGCCATCATTAAAACCCGCGACGAAGTGCTCGGAGTGGTGCTGAAAGGTATCGACGAGAAAACCTCGCCTTCTACCATGCGGCAAAACTTGGTGTCGGGCAAGTTTTTGAGCTTCCCCGATACTTCTGCTAGCACTGATGTGCTGCTCAGCCGCAAGATTGCCGATAAGCTACGGCTGAAAATAGGGGATGAGGCGCTGTTCTACTTTATCCAGAATCCACCTAGGGTTCGCAAGTTCCAGGTGAAAGGCATCTACCAAACCGGCCTCGATGAGTTCGACGACGTGTTTGTGCTGGGCGATATTCGCCAGATTCGGGAGCTGAACGCTTGGCCCGATTCGCTGGTGGGTGGGGTGGAAGTGGTGTTGCGCAACTTCAAGCAGCTCGACCCCGTGGCGGAGAGCATGTATGAGAATCTACCCTATAACCTGAAGTTGGATAAGATCACCGAGCAGTACGCGCAGCTCTTCGACTGGCTGCAACTGCTGAATCGTAACGTAGTTATCTTCCTGCTGCTCATCATCTTCGTGGCAACATTCAACATGGTAGCCACTATTTTTATCATGATCTTGGAGCGCACCAACATGATTGGAGTGCTGAAAGCCATTGGGGCTACCGACAACCAGATCCGGAGTATGTTTTTCTTCCGAGGACTGAGTCTTACGTTGCGCGGGATGCTTTACGGCAACTTAGTCGGGCTAGGTTTCTGCGCCTTGCAGTACTTCTTCCACCTCATTCCGCTCGATCCCGAAAACTACTACATGGATCGGGTGCCGATTCATTGGGACCCTTTCATCATCGTGGTGCTGAATGTGGCTACCTTCTGCACATCGCTGCTCGCCGTACTGATTCCCACGTATTTGATTTCGCGCATCAGACCTGTGACGGCTATCAAGTTTGACTAA
- a CDS encoding dihydrofolate reductase translates to MLAFVVAVADNGVIGRDNQLIWHLPADLRHFKELTLGHPIVMGRRTYESIGRPLPKRTNIVVTRHPDWQAEGCTVAYSVPTALELARQLDEQVFVIGGAEIYRQALAAADTIYLTEVHHAFEGDVFFPEINSNEWRETTRERHEPDDQHAYAFSFVTLQKR, encoded by the coding sequence ATGCTCGCTTTCGTAGTAGCCGTTGCAGACAACGGCGTAATTGGCCGCGATAACCAACTTATTTGGCACTTGCCCGCCGACTTACGCCATTTCAAGGAGCTGACCCTAGGTCACCCTATCGTGATGGGTCGGCGCACCTACGAATCGATTGGCCGACCATTGCCTAAGCGTACTAATATTGTTGTGACCAGGCACCCTGACTGGCAAGCTGAGGGCTGCACGGTAGCCTACTCAGTACCGACTGCGCTGGAGCTAGCTCGCCAGCTGGATGAGCAAGTCTTCGTTATTGGTGGGGCGGAAATCTACCGCCAAGCCTTAGCCGCCGCCGACACCATCTATCTTACCGAAGTGCACCACGCCTTCGAGGGTGATGTTTTCTTTCCTGAAATCAACTCCAATGAGTGGCGCGAAACAACGCGCGAGCGGCACGAGCCCGACGACCAGCACGCCTACGCCTTCAGCTTTGTAACACTACAAAAAAGGTAA
- the fmt gene encoding methionyl-tRNA formyltransferase, translating into MLRIIFMGTPEFAVPTLESLLSWSGCQVVAVVTAPDKPAGRGRQLAASAVKQAAVAHSLSVLQPTNLKSPEFQAELKSYAADLQVVVAFRMLPEAVWNMPRLGSINIHASLLPQYRGAAPINWALIHGETETGVTSFFLQHEIDTGNLIFQDVVPITPDDDFGSLYEKLKTTGADLALRTVQAIAAGTAPSLPQATTSDLRMAPKIQKETGRLDFAQPASDLVNLVRGLSPIPTAFTQLPDGRTLKVFKAAALPETEAATGSAGTWLSDGRTYLRVQTAAGQLDLLDVQLEGKKRMPVAEFLRGVKVIAS; encoded by the coding sequence ATGCTCCGAATCATTTTTATGGGAACGCCCGAGTTTGCGGTGCCCACGTTAGAATCTTTGCTCAGCTGGTCGGGCTGCCAAGTGGTAGCCGTCGTGACGGCGCCCGATAAGCCTGCCGGCCGCGGCCGGCAGCTTGCGGCTTCGGCCGTGAAGCAAGCGGCTGTAGCGCACAGTCTGTCGGTATTGCAACCTACTAACCTGAAATCACCAGAATTTCAAGCCGAACTGAAAAGCTACGCTGCCGACCTGCAAGTAGTAGTAGCCTTTCGCATGCTACCCGAGGCCGTCTGGAACATGCCACGGCTAGGATCTATCAACATTCATGCGTCGCTGCTGCCCCAGTACCGCGGCGCAGCTCCCATCAACTGGGCGCTCATCCACGGTGAGACGGAAACAGGCGTTACGTCTTTTTTCCTACAACACGAAATTGATACGGGCAACCTGATCTTCCAGGACGTAGTGCCCATCACACCCGACGACGACTTCGGCTCCCTCTACGAGAAGCTGAAAACTACGGGAGCCGACCTAGCCCTACGCACCGTGCAAGCCATTGCGGCCGGCACTGCGCCTAGCCTTCCGCAAGCTACCACCAGTGATTTGCGCATGGCCCCCAAGATTCAGAAGGAAACCGGCCGTTTGGATTTCGCCCAGCCAGCTTCGGATCTCGTCAACTTGGTCCGCGGCCTGTCGCCTATCCCAACGGCTTTCACCCAGCTCCCAGATGGCCGCACACTCAAGGTGTTCAAAGCAGCGGCGCTTCCCGAGACCGAAGCAGCCACAGGATCAGCTGGCACATGGCTATCCGACGGTCGTACGTACTTGCGCGTGCAGACGGCAGCTGGTCAGCTCGACTTACTTGATGTGCAGCTAGAAGGGAAGAAACGAATGCCCGTTGCCGAATTCCTGCGCGGTGTGAAAGTAATTGCCAGTTAG
- a CDS encoding C25 family cysteine peptidase, translating to MLQRYRFYQLLSWCLFFSLFLLGTGSAVAQSGPYGNEWIVPGQQYYKIKVAQNGLYKLDYQYLTQAGLTSADPRRVQLWRRGKEVAIYVGGNQASLDPTTFVEFYGQRNDGQLDRGMYKQASDQPHNLYSLYTDTAAYFLTVSATAQGKRMSESNLAGTGTPHPYRMQTATTIETFRYSDISMDSFVWQAWAEPQEGFMSDQARSTSFPFFYVDSIRSISASGPKPRLEVLYSGNTSVNHITKTYIRYPGGGDSDNRDLGNVQYLGYSQTKGRFEFERSDISRNGRLTLFTKSQVPTPTGGIEDRYRIGYERVTYPQTNRWFANRRSVAFSNDSTLGGQPYFVLDTIPSTTRGYDVTDAYNVQRIEGQSVSDTKRGFVFPAAVSRTRQLLVADMARPLVPLPAQRIRFRTITPSAHNFLLVSNTALMKPVGSVANPVRAYADYRASISGGRYDTLVVTSEQLYNQFHYGEKSALAIRQFAQWMLTDSRPKSLLLMGKGLITGEYLYAYHRQAPNSWPVKDLVPTSTRSASDAFFTADWQNDDYVAKMATGRISAQTPTDVLNYLNKLKEHEATGLAPWRKNVLHLAGGEDPSQFAQFQGYLNNYRLHVERPLFGGKVVKTYTRSTVGSYDSFPVNINIASELNNGLSLMTYFGHGSLNTFDLNLGNVNDPTNNYNNKGKYPVMFFYGCAAGNAFTIGDSNISFGTQWTLAADRGLIGFMAESSFGFDSNLDTYADLLYKLLFNEPDWYGKPVAVIQNEVARRLMPLYVSSTPGGSNAAGINMLMSTIWQGDPALKLYAPAKPDFVTADSLLQIKSIGTEPVQASSEKFNLLVKVKNTGKVTYDSVRISVSRQITGQPPRLITPKAFRQAWRDTTYAIEIPNTGLVFGDNRFVVNVDYKNEVDELDETNNQASINFSFLQGGVTALNPPEFGIVASNAVHLVGQTNDLKGAQRKYDMELDTVPTFNSPLVRRTQVDGTLLAEWRPTLPSIAGRDSVVWYWRLRFQAPQTGENPEWATSSFRVITGSAGGWSQSHHGQFQRDALTDGLNVAAPSGKWAFSEVTQGLTLRTQGGSTGAGPTFQNSYGITVLNSSSPYVNNCSTGLPNILVAVFNGRSFKRVPKFGNRYYMCGQEDQFFYHFASSGSDNINTSAEQNRLLELLNEVPEGAYVAMVSMNRVNFSTFTPALKAKLASLGSRLINQLQDGDPFAFVGQAGAGANPVQELSYDASSTVPRAEQVVALSATMRTQTGKATITSTRIGPAQQWNTLYHTVRTEASDSYTLRLVGIDAAGTETVLNSNVTNRALALSSVSAKEYPYLQLVLELRDTLNRTAPQLEQWLVAYQGVPEGVVRRDLVTPVTAYDAATLLQQATTTGYITLPVTFQNVSAVDFGTPLKARITVRDGKNVVRTDDITAPATLKADGSVVFPVKLNVIGLTGTITGEVDVNPRLLPELNYFNNQLPLPPFTVPDNNVPPVLDVAFDGLHILNGDIVSPTPAIMVQLKDENRLQPVTKASNFNLYLTRPGQATPVQVDMASSSIIFSADSTKGIARVEYQPGKSAPLPDGVYTLEAQARDANNSAAGTENYKISFEVISASTITNVFPYPNPITSKAKFVFTLTGSELPRNMKIQIMTLTGKVVREILMNELGPLHIGNNITEYAWNGTDEFGDQLANGTYLYRVVMDDPTNQFGHRRTGTDKAFKKDWGKLVLLR from the coding sequence ATGCTACAACGTTACCGTTTTTACCAGCTACTGAGTTGGTGCCTGTTTTTTAGCTTGTTCCTGTTGGGCACTGGCTCAGCGGTGGCGCAGTCAGGGCCTTATGGCAACGAGTGGATTGTGCCAGGTCAGCAATACTACAAGATCAAGGTTGCCCAAAACGGCTTATATAAGCTCGATTATCAATATCTGACGCAAGCGGGCTTAACTAGTGCCGATCCACGTCGGGTGCAGTTGTGGCGCCGAGGTAAGGAAGTCGCCATCTATGTCGGAGGCAATCAAGCCTCCTTAGACCCAACGACCTTCGTCGAGTTTTACGGGCAGCGCAACGACGGGCAGCTCGACCGGGGGATGTACAAACAGGCCAGCGACCAGCCGCACAACTTATACAGCCTCTACACCGATACCGCTGCGTACTTCCTAACAGTGTCTGCCACTGCACAAGGCAAGCGCATGAGCGAATCGAACCTAGCGGGTACGGGCACGCCGCATCCCTATCGGATGCAGACCGCTACAACTATTGAGACGTTTCGTTACTCCGATATCAGCATGGATAGCTTTGTGTGGCAGGCGTGGGCTGAGCCTCAGGAGGGCTTTATGTCGGATCAGGCTCGCTCTACTTCTTTTCCATTTTTCTACGTGGATTCAATCCGGAGCATCTCGGCTAGCGGACCCAAACCACGCCTAGAAGTTCTCTATTCGGGCAACACGTCGGTCAACCATATTACTAAGACATATATCCGGTACCCTGGCGGCGGTGATTCAGATAACCGAGACCTAGGTAACGTACAGTACCTCGGTTACTCGCAGACGAAGGGCCGTTTCGAGTTTGAGCGTTCCGATATAAGCCGGAACGGTCGGCTCACGCTATTTACCAAAAGTCAAGTACCAACCCCAACGGGTGGTATTGAGGATCGGTACCGAATTGGTTACGAACGGGTTACTTACCCACAAACGAACCGATGGTTCGCTAACCGCCGGAGTGTAGCATTCTCCAACGATTCCACGCTGGGTGGGCAACCGTATTTTGTGTTGGATACAATTCCAAGTACCACTCGGGGCTACGATGTGACGGATGCTTATAACGTGCAACGTATTGAGGGACAATCTGTCAGCGATACAAAACGGGGCTTTGTCTTTCCGGCGGCGGTTAGTCGCACGCGGCAATTATTAGTAGCGGATATGGCCCGGCCACTGGTGCCGCTGCCTGCGCAGAGAATACGGTTCCGAACCATCACGCCCAGTGCCCATAACTTCCTGCTTGTGAGCAATACGGCCTTGATGAAACCTGTGGGCAGTGTTGCTAACCCAGTGCGCGCCTACGCCGATTACCGAGCTTCCATCAGTGGTGGTCGTTACGATACATTGGTTGTTACATCAGAGCAGTTGTACAACCAGTTTCACTACGGGGAAAAGTCAGCCCTAGCTATCCGGCAGTTTGCGCAGTGGATGCTAACTGACAGCCGCCCTAAGAGCTTGCTGCTCATGGGTAAGGGCCTGATTACGGGTGAATATTTGTATGCGTATCACCGGCAAGCCCCTAACTCGTGGCCTGTTAAAGACTTAGTGCCGACAAGTACCCGTAGCGCTTCCGACGCCTTCTTTACGGCTGATTGGCAAAATGATGATTACGTAGCAAAAATGGCCACCGGGCGAATTTCAGCGCAAACGCCAACAGATGTGCTGAACTATTTAAATAAGCTAAAAGAGCACGAAGCAACTGGCTTGGCCCCTTGGCGCAAAAACGTGCTACACTTGGCAGGTGGCGAAGATCCTAGCCAATTTGCTCAGTTTCAAGGTTATTTAAACAACTATAGGTTACACGTAGAACGGCCACTTTTCGGGGGGAAAGTCGTGAAGACCTATACCCGCTCCACGGTGGGTAGCTACGACAGCTTCCCGGTTAACATCAACATTGCGTCGGAGTTGAACAATGGGCTGTCGTTGATGACGTACTTCGGGCACGGCTCTCTGAATACTTTCGACCTGAACCTAGGTAACGTAAACGACCCAACCAATAACTACAACAACAAGGGTAAGTACCCAGTCATGTTCTTCTATGGCTGTGCGGCGGGCAATGCTTTCACCATTGGCGATTCCAATATTTCCTTTGGTACCCAATGGACGCTTGCTGCTGACAGAGGCTTGATCGGGTTCATGGCCGAATCTAGCTTTGGCTTTGACTCCAATCTGGATACCTACGCCGACCTGCTGTATAAGCTACTGTTCAACGAACCAGACTGGTACGGAAAGCCAGTTGCCGTAATTCAGAATGAAGTAGCACGGCGGCTCATGCCACTTTACGTGAGCAGCACTCCGGGCGGTAGCAACGCTGCGGGCATCAATATGCTGATGAGCACCATCTGGCAAGGCGACCCCGCACTGAAGCTCTACGCACCCGCAAAACCTGACTTTGTAACTGCCGATAGTTTGTTGCAAATCAAGTCGATAGGCACAGAGCCCGTGCAGGCTTCATCGGAGAAATTTAACCTGCTGGTAAAAGTGAAAAATACGGGCAAGGTTACCTATGATTCGGTCCGCATCTCCGTTTCGCGTCAGATTACGGGACAGCCTCCCCGCTTAATTACGCCCAAGGCTTTCCGACAGGCGTGGCGCGATACCACGTATGCTATTGAAATTCCAAATACAGGCCTTGTATTCGGTGACAACCGGTTTGTGGTCAATGTGGACTACAAGAACGAAGTAGACGAGCTTGATGAAACAAACAATCAGGCTAGCATCAACTTCAGCTTTTTGCAAGGTGGCGTAACGGCGCTTAATCCACCCGAGTTCGGCATTGTAGCTTCTAACGCTGTGCATTTGGTTGGGCAGACTAATGACCTGAAAGGGGCCCAGCGTAAGTATGACATGGAGCTAGATACCGTGCCAACGTTCAATAGCCCACTGGTGCGTCGCACGCAGGTCGATGGTACATTGCTAGCTGAGTGGCGCCCCACGCTTCCGTCCATCGCCGGGCGCGACAGTGTGGTGTGGTACTGGCGTTTGCGCTTCCAAGCGCCGCAGACGGGTGAGAACCCTGAGTGGGCTACTAGCTCTTTCCGGGTAATTACGGGTAGTGCCGGCGGCTGGTCGCAGAGCCATCATGGGCAGTTTCAGCGCGATGCACTTACGGATGGGTTGAACGTGGCGGCGCCATCGGGTAAGTGGGCCTTCAGTGAAGTGACGCAGGGACTAACGTTGCGTACGCAGGGAGGAAGCACTGGAGCAGGACCAACTTTCCAGAATTCATATGGTATTACGGTGCTCAATAGCAGCAGCCCTTACGTGAATAACTGTTCGACAGGGTTGCCCAATATATTGGTGGCCGTGTTTAACGGGCGTTCTTTCAAGCGCGTGCCGAAGTTTGGCAACCGCTATTACATGTGCGGTCAGGAAGATCAGTTCTTCTATCATTTCGCCAGCAGCGGCTCAGATAATATCAATACATCAGCTGAGCAAAACAGGCTGCTAGAACTGCTCAATGAAGTGCCGGAAGGTGCTTACGTGGCCATGGTTTCTATGAACCGGGTAAACTTCTCCACGTTTACGCCCGCGTTGAAGGCAAAACTAGCAAGCCTCGGCTCGCGACTTATTAATCAGTTGCAGGATGGTGACCCATTTGCTTTCGTAGGGCAAGCAGGAGCCGGTGCTAACCCCGTGCAGGAACTTAGCTACGACGCAAGCAGCACGGTGCCGCGGGCTGAACAAGTAGTTGCGCTAAGTGCTACTATGCGTACCCAGACCGGAAAAGCAACCATCACCTCCACGCGCATCGGGCCGGCTCAGCAGTGGAATACGCTCTACCACACCGTCCGGACGGAAGCTTCTGATAGCTACACGCTACGCCTCGTAGGGATTGATGCGGCTGGTACAGAGACGGTGCTAAACTCGAACGTAACCAACCGAGCTCTGGCGCTCAGTAGCGTATCAGCTAAGGAATATCCGTACTTACAACTCGTGCTGGAGTTGCGCGATACCCTCAACCGGACGGCGCCACAGTTGGAGCAATGGCTGGTCGCATACCAGGGAGTTCCTGAGGGCGTTGTACGGCGTGACCTAGTAACGCCTGTCACGGCTTACGATGCCGCTACGCTGCTACAACAGGCCACTACAACGGGCTACATTACGTTGCCGGTTACCTTCCAGAACGTATCCGCCGTGGACTTTGGCACTCCGCTGAAAGCTAGGATTACGGTTCGTGACGGCAAGAACGTGGTGCGCACGGATGATATTACGGCTCCCGCTACGCTCAAAGCTGATGGATCGGTGGTGTTCCCCGTGAAGCTTAATGTAATTGGGCTCACTGGGACTATTACGGGGGAGGTAGACGTGAATCCACGCTTGCTGCCGGAACTGAACTACTTCAACAACCAGCTTCCATTGCCCCCTTTCACAGTACCAGATAACAACGTGCCACCGGTGCTAGATGTAGCCTTCGATGGTTTGCATATTCTAAACGGAGATATCGTATCGCCGACGCCTGCTATTATGGTGCAATTGAAAGATGAGAACCGTCTTCAGCCGGTTACGAAGGCAAGCAACTTCAATCTGTATCTCACGCGGCCTGGCCAAGCAACGCCGGTGCAGGTAGATATGGCCAGCTCTAGCATTATCTTTAGTGCTGATTCAACAAAAGGCATTGCTAGGGTAGAGTATCAACCAGGTAAATCAGCGCCCCTGCCCGACGGGGTATATACCTTGGAAGCGCAAGCCCGTGACGCCAACAACTCGGCGGCTGGTACGGAGAACTACAAGATTTCTTTCGAGGTAATCAGCGCTTCGACCATCACGAACGTCTTTCCCTATCCGAACCCAATTACCAGCAAGGCTAAGTTTGTGTTCACCCTGACGGGCTCTGAACTGCCGCGCAACATGAAGATTCAGATCATGACGCTGACAGGCAAGGTGGTGCGCGAAATCTTGATGAACGAGCTAGGTCCTTTGCACATTGGCAACAACATCACCGAGTATGCTTGGAACGGCACCGATGAATTTGGTGACCAGCTTGCCAACGGTACTTACCTCTACCGCGTGGTGATGGACGACCCCACAAACCAGTTTGGGCATCGTCGCACTGGTACCGATAAGGCCTTTAAAAAGGATTGGGGCAAACTTGTGCTGCTTCGCTAG
- a CDS encoding DUF1343 domain-containing protein: protein MSLPLLTGLFSLSLLFTDGSCVSATTHLPQTAPFATTSTSVPKPSLQTGAEQLERYLPQLKGKRVGLVVNQTSRLGRSHLVDTLLAQGIQVKTIFAPEHGFRGDADAGATIQDGLDARTKLPVLSLYGANKKPSAEQLAAVDVVVFDIQDVGTRFYTYISTLHYVMEACAENRKPLLVLDRPNPNGWYVDGPIREAGLESFVGLDPLPIVHGLTVGELARMINDEKWLPKGAQCPLTVIPMQGYTHTTRYSLPVRPSPNLPNDRAIALYPSLCLFEGTNVSVGRGTDTPFQLLGSPTQPATRPYKFTPQPTAGAAKPMHLNVLCYGQDLTKPQADEKPGFTLAYLLDYYRQSTTKDKFFNNFFERLAGTKALRGQIEAGKSEQEIRKSWEPGLSQFKQARKKYLLYTDF, encoded by the coding sequence ATGTCTTTACCGCTTTTAACCGGCTTATTTAGTCTATCACTGCTCTTTACTGATGGCAGCTGCGTCTCAGCAACCACGCACCTGCCGCAAACGGCTCCATTTGCTACCACGTCAACTTCCGTTCCGAAGCCTAGCTTGCAGACCGGCGCCGAGCAACTCGAACGCTATTTGCCGCAGCTGAAAGGCAAGCGGGTAGGGCTGGTTGTCAACCAAACTTCGCGCCTAGGCCGCTCCCACCTCGTCGATACGCTGCTTGCCCAGGGCATTCAGGTCAAGACTATTTTCGCGCCCGAACATGGCTTCCGGGGCGACGCCGACGCCGGTGCCACCATTCAGGACGGCCTCGATGCTCGCACGAAGCTGCCTGTGCTTTCGCTTTACGGCGCCAACAAAAAGCCCTCAGCCGAGCAATTGGCGGCAGTAGATGTTGTGGTGTTTGATATTCAGGATGTGGGCACGCGCTTCTATACCTACATCAGCACGCTGCACTACGTGATGGAAGCCTGCGCCGAAAACCGAAAGCCGCTCCTCGTCCTCGACCGTCCTAACCCGAACGGATGGTACGTAGATGGACCGATCCGTGAAGCAGGCCTGGAATCCTTCGTTGGCCTCGACCCGTTGCCCATCGTGCACGGCCTGACCGTAGGCGAGCTAGCCCGCATGATCAATGACGAGAAGTGGCTGCCGAAGGGTGCGCAGTGCCCTCTGACTGTAATTCCGATGCAGGGCTACACGCACACCACGCGTTACTCACTGCCGGTGCGCCCCTCCCCCAACCTACCTAACGACCGCGCCATAGCACTTTATCCATCGCTGTGCTTGTTCGAGGGCACCAACGTGAGCGTCGGGCGCGGCACCGATACGCCGTTCCAGTTGCTTGGTAGCCCGACCCAACCGGCTACGCGGCCTTACAAGTTTACGCCTCAACCAACGGCCGGGGCAGCGAAGCCGATGCATCTGAACGTGCTATGCTACGGCCAGGATCTGACCAAGCCGCAAGCTGATGAGAAGCCCGGGTTCACCCTAGCTTATTTGCTAGATTACTACCGGCAGTCGACGACAAAGGACAAGTTCTTCAATAACTTTTTTGAACGGCTAGCGGGCACGAAAGCGCTGCGCGGGCAGATCGAAGCAGGCAAGTCGGAACAAGAAATCCGCAAATCGTGGGAGCCGGGTTTGAGCCAGTTCAAGCAAGCGCGTAAGAAGTACTTGCTGTACACTGATTTTTGA
- a CDS encoding peptidoglycan DD-metalloendopeptidase family protein, translating to MLSTLLQQHQAAFGPVLPVDLNGADVCRLDFSATNPSLATADLRDSTSFEQVVQAMLTAQNARIGVGGYLENRIIYRRSPGLFGDPALPARSLHLGVDVWLPAETLVLAPLAATVHSLADNASFGDYGPTVILQHELEGTTFYTLYGHLGRREYDNLRKGQKLEKGAAFATVGPYPENGDWPPHLHFQVMADMQGRSGDFPGVALPSEQKQWAALCPDPNLILQSRWL from the coding sequence ATGCTTTCCACTTTGCTCCAGCAGCACCAAGCTGCTTTTGGCCCAGTTCTCCCGGTTGATCTGAACGGCGCCGACGTGTGTCGCCTCGATTTTTCGGCCACTAACCCGAGCCTTGCCACCGCCGACTTGCGCGACAGTACTTCGTTTGAACAAGTTGTGCAGGCGATGCTGACGGCTCAAAATGCCAGAATTGGGGTAGGTGGCTATCTAGAAAACCGCATCATCTATCGGCGTAGTCCTGGCTTATTTGGCGACCCTGCGCTACCGGCTCGCTCGCTGCACCTAGGTGTCGACGTATGGCTGCCTGCGGAGACACTCGTGCTTGCGCCGCTAGCCGCCACCGTGCACAGCCTAGCCGATAATGCCAGCTTCGGCGACTATGGCCCAACGGTTATTCTTCAACACGAATTGGAAGGCACCACATTTTACACGCTCTACGGGCACCTAGGTCGTCGCGAGTACGACAATCTGCGCAAAGGCCAGAAGCTAGAAAAAGGGGCCGCTTTTGCTACGGTCGGTCCATACCCTGAGAATGGTGATTGGCCGCCACACCTGCACTTCCAGGTTATGGCAGACATGCAAGGCCGCTCTGGCGACTTTCCTGGAGTGGCCCTGCCATCAGAGCAGAAGCAGTGGGCAGCATTGTGCCCCGATCCCAATTTAATTCTGCAAAGCCGCTGGTTATAG